The following proteins are encoded in a genomic region of Dioscorea cayenensis subsp. rotundata cultivar TDr96_F1 chromosome 8, TDr96_F1_v2_PseudoChromosome.rev07_lg8_w22 25.fasta, whole genome shotgun sequence:
- the LOC120266927 gene encoding LOW QUALITY PROTEIN: leucine-rich repeat-containing protein 49-like (The sequence of the model RefSeq protein was modified relative to this genomic sequence to represent the inferred CDS: deleted 1 base in 1 codon), protein MDRHIDSSRHTDSAESNEHGDFAAAHNQHEFLFSVGVMKHLDGDIPDHSCEHSANHSIESPHLSADTPTGLVKSRSLTNLRVDSDSSTDAALLQELTVPRSKSFENLNLLNELNEEHSPHRADYGTMVGCNEVDIQGGDGSYLNEKSKSEYKSVAGGDFHNGNCLVSELGENTMYDAEMRGNLQQVSYMQNCDDLTSDELKIKRIEEWISQIEIPSGFSVEEVGESSETASRKDSHAAAGASPGKPDARNSAGMEVASAYISSLSPAATSVQITNLGLVSVPILSSFAGLKVLNLSGNAIVRINAGVLPKSLQMLNLSKNNMAVIEGLRDLTRLRVLDLSFNRISRIGHGLASCSSLKELNLAGNKISEVEGLHRLLKLYFLDLRFNKISTSKGLGQLAANTSLQAINLEGNPAQRNVGDEQLKKYLLSLLPSLVYFNKQTIRASSSKEVASLQFERELRTSHKNTRRTHGSGLHKGSAASSSSHALGSLLKHASSKGRHEHSVSARTKPANHLRNINTKPLSLQPADVIRRIHSEGGFKEH, encoded by the exons ATGGACAGACATATTGATTCATCGCGTCACACTGATTCTGCTGAATCAAACGAGCATGGAGATTTTGCTGCTGCACACAATCAGCATGAATTCCTTTTCTCTGTGGGAGTTATGAAGCATCTTGATGGGGATATACCTGATCATTCATGTGAACACTCTGCAAACCATTCTATTGAGTCCCCACACTTGTCAGCAGATACCCCAACTGGCCTTGTGAAATCACGTTCTCTAACAAACCTCCGGGTGGATTCAGATAGCTCCACTGATGCTGCTTTGCTTCAAGAATTGACGGTACCACGTTCAAAAtcttttgagaatttgaatttgctaaatgaattaaatgaagaacattCTCCTCATCGGGCAGATTATGGCACAATGGTTGGGTGTAATGAAGTGGACATCCAAGGGGGCGATGGCTCATACTTGAATGAGAAGAGCAAGTCTGAATATAAATCAGTTGCTGGTGGTGATTTTCACAACGGTAATTGTTTGGTTAGTGAACTTGGAGAAAACACAATGTATGATGCAGAGATGAGAGGCAACCTTCAGCAAGTATCATATATGCAGAATTGCGATGATCTGACCTctgatgaattaaaaataaagcgGATTGAGGAGTGGATAAGCCAAATTGAGATTCCGAGTGGTTTTtctgttgaagaagttggggaGAGTTCTGAAACTGCTTCTAGGAAGGACTCCCATGCTGCAGCTGGTGCATCTCCTGGAAAGCCTGATGCTAGAAATAGTGCTGGCATGGAAGTGGCTAGTGCATACATCTCATCCTTGTCTCCGGCAGCCACTTCAGTGCAGATAACAAATCTTGGGTTGGTTTCGGTTCCGATCCTTAGTTCATTTGCTGGTTTAAAGGTGCTAAATTTATCTGGAAATGCGATAG TCAGGATAAATGCTGGGGTTCTTCCAAAAAGTCTTCAGATGCTTAATCTTTCAAAGAACAATATGGCGGTAATTGAAGGTCTCCGTGATCTGACTCGTCTTCGCGTACTAGACCTGAGTTTCAACCGAATTTCTAGAATTGGTCATG GTTTGGCCTCTTGTTCCTCTCTAAAGGAGCTTAATCTAGCTGGTAACAAGATCAGTGAAGTAGAAGGCCTTCACAGACTCCTCAAGCTGTACTTTCTAGACCTGCGATTCAACAAGATCTCAACATCAAAGGGACTCGGCCAATTAGCTGCTAACACATCCTTGCAAGCCATTAAC TTGGAAGGCAATCCGGCTCAGAGAAATGTGGGTGATGAACAGCTGAAGAAATACCTTCTGAGTCTATTGCCCAGCTTGGTTTACTTCAACAAGCAGACCATCAGAGCAAGCTCTTCAAAAGAAGTTGCCTCTCTTCAGTTTGAACGAGAGCTGAGAACAAGCCACAAGAACACACGAAGAACCCATGGTTCTGGGCTACACAAGGGTTCAGCTGCATCTAGCTCAAGTCATGCTTTAGGCTCTCTACTGAAGCATGCTTCTTCTAAGGGCAGGCATGAGCACAGTGTCTCTGCAAGAACCAAACCTGCAAATCATCTGCGAAACATAAACACTAAACCCCTGAGCTTGCAGCCAGCTGATGTTATTAGGAGGATTCACAGTGAGGGAGGCTTTAAAGAACATTAA
- the LOC120266928 gene encoding universal stress protein PHOS34-like, protein MANQHSPSAASAATAATVQPSSPRFLFPSTGGVPSSPSTGSHRRIGIAVDLSDESAYAVRWAVQHYLRPGDTVILLHVRPTSVLYGADWGAVDVSFNAVAADGDSSEESQRKLEDEFDAFTTTKAQDLAQPLVEAQIPFKIHIVKDHDMKERLCLEVERLGLCAVIMGSRGFGASRSSSKARLGSVSDYCVHHCVCPVVVVRYPDDGACVGAVDSESGLVESLPEETQEFVDASDDPKDA, encoded by the exons ATGGCGAATCAGCACTCGCCGTCGGCGGCATCGGCAGCGACGGCGGCCACGGTCCAGCCTTCATCACCGCGGTTCCTCTTCCCCTCAACTGGTGGGGTGCCGTCAAGCCCCTCCACAGGATCACATCGCCGGATCGGGATCGCTGTTGATCTCAGCGACGAGAGCGCCTATGCGGTCCGCTGGGCCGTCCAGCACTACCTTCGCCCTGGTGACACTGTGATCCTTCTCCACGTCCGCCCCACCAGTGTTCTCTATGGTGCTGATTGGGGCGCGGTGGATGTCTCCTTCAACGCCGTTGCTGCTGACGGTGACTCGTCGGAGGAATCGCAGCGGAAGTTGGAGGACGAATTTGATGCGTTCACGACGACCAAGGCGCAGGACCTGGCGCAGCCGCTGGTGGAGGCGCAGATCCCGTTCAAGATTCACATCGTGAAGGATCATGACATGAAGGAGAGGCTTTGCTTGGAGGTGGAGAGATTGGGACTTTGCGCGGTGATTATGGGGAGTAGAGGGTTTGGGGCGTCGAGGAGCAGCAGCAAGGCGAGGCTTGGGAGTGTTAGTGATTACTGCGTGCATCATTGTGTTTGCCCTGTGGTCGTGGTTCGGTATCCCGATGATGGGGCATGCGTAGGAGCTGTGGATAGTGAGAGTGGATTGGTGGAGAGCTTGCCAGAGGAAACGCAGGAGTTTGTAGATGCCTCTGATGATCCTAAAG ATGCTTGA